Proteins encoded by one window of Engraulis encrasicolus isolate BLACKSEA-1 chromosome 21, IST_EnEncr_1.0, whole genome shotgun sequence:
- the lrp10 gene encoding low-density lipoprotein receptor-related protein 10, with protein sequence MSFSANWWILNVLFMTVYSNLELASSSAHYGERPVKVLPERQGEIRGMVTSRWPLRPVNSTWVLLAGKREPVIISFSQFSVRCGRDWLTIASSSSKPVSLCGYERPGPIELTGRVTITHHFLPRGSQQAFRLSYIKGSPPCTWEEFRCYTGHCLPMAWRCNGQTECLGEPHSPGSDEVDCMYQDFMKPVAAGDIKQNVRLSTIPTTTTTTTTTTTTTTTPPSAAPTLPDGRWHLRKGPGMMPGPHNGTCGGVLHSFYGSFWPAGWLVPPQECVWTVDPEDPRPLRLELQMLELGPGDTINITDQRHGEGNVIKTITCASNYKVVEVESRTGVMSLAYHTMPASEGRGFNATYRISGYCLPWEGVCGGSDGGCYTQKQQCDGHWDCAATGRDEEGCGGCPKGHFLCGAPGASHPGHYGSRPVCFTLKDRCNYQLNCVDGSDERECTICQPGTFHCDMDRCVVESWRCDGQTDCKDGTDEMNCTLTLPRKVITAATVGSLVCGLLLVIAMGCTCKLYSLRTREYSLFAPISRQEAEFIQQQAPPSYGQLIAQGIIPPVEDFPTENPNEATSLSLRSILQLLRHDNSSSPRRRRRPRFVRRAVRRLRRWGLIPRPAPRSTSSANPTSSTPNPTDAPSAGSPETNQPSSGGGSQATARESSSQSLPQKAGLVTQSEQLQQSASPQETSQLPVPPPSSSSSSSSAPTPTSTQAPEPPHSLPVTVPPPPSSPSLSSIFHSLGINISLFRPSPAPSLASLPLSCSPSFSSSSTSTSSSSEDEVLLIPLSEDTVSVSDDDVPMLT encoded by the exons CTTCTCACAGTTTTCTGTCCGATGCGGGAGAGATTGGCTGACCATTGCATCGTCCTCAAGTAAGCCCGTCTCCCTCTGTGGTTACGAGCGGCCGGGGCCCATTGAGCTGACGGGGCGCGTCACCATAACACATCACTTCCTGCCACGCGGATCTCAGCAGGCGTTTCGCTTGTCTTATATCAAAG GTTCCCCACCTTGCACATGGGAAGAGTTCCGATGCTATACCGGCCACTGTCTCCCAATGGCGTGGCGCTGCAACGGCCAAACCGAATGTTTGGGGGAGCCTCATTCCCCTGGCTCAGACGAAGTGGACTGCATGTACCAGGACTTCATGAAGCCAGTAGCTGCCGGTGACATCAAGCAAAATGTCAGACTCAGCACAATAccgaccacaaccaccaccaccaccaccaccactactactacgacCACCCCACCATCCGCGGCCCCCACCCTGCCGGACGGCCGTTGGCACCTCCGCAAGGGCCCCGGCATGATGCCCGGCCCTCACAACGGCACGTGCGGTGGGGTGCTGCACAGTTTCTACGGCTCGTTTTGGCCCGCGGGGTGGCTGGTTCCCCCCCAGGAGTGTGTGTGGACGGTGGACCCGGAGGACCCGCGGCCCCTGCGGCTGGAGCTCCAGATGCTGGAGCTGGGACCCGGAGACACCATCAACATCACGGACCAGCGGCACGGGGAAGGCAACGTCATCAAGACA ATCACCTGCGCGTCCAACTACaaagtggtggaggtggagtcGCGCACAGGCGTCATGTCCCTGGCCTACCACACCATGCCGGCCTCCGAGGGCCGCGGCTTCAACGCCACCTACCGCATCAGCGGCTACTGCCTGCCCTGGGAGGGCGTGTGCGGCGGCTCGGACGGCGGCTGCTACACACAGAAGCAGCAGTGCGACGGCCACTGGGACTGCGCGGCCACGGGGCGCGACGAGGAGGGCTGCGGGGGGTGCCCGAAAGGTCACTTTCTGTGCGGGGCGCCGGGCGCGTCCCACCCGGGCCACTACGGAAGCCGTCCCGTCTGCTTCACCCTCAAGGACCGCTGCAACTACCAGCTGAACTGTGTGGACGGAAGTGACGAGAGGGAGTGCACCATCTGCCAGCCCGGAACTTTCCACTGCGACATGGACAG ATGTGTGGTGGAGAGCTGGCGTTGTGACGGCCAGACGGACTGTAAGGACGGAACGGATGAGATGAACTGCACGCTCACGTTGCCCCGTAAGGTCATCACCGCGGCCACCGTGGGCAGCCTGGTGTGTGGCCTGCTCCTCGTCATCGCCATGGGCTGCACCTGCAAGCTCTACTCTCTACGCACTCGAGAATACAG CTTGTTTGCTCCAATCAGTCGTCAAGAGGCGGAGTTTATCCAGCAGCAGGCTCCTCCCTCGTACGGACAGCTCATCGCCCAGGGCATCATCCCCCCAGTGGAGGACTTCCCCACCGAGAACCCCAACGAG GCCACCTCTCTGTCGTTGCGAAGCATCCTGCAGCTCCTCCGCCATGACAACAGCTCCTCCcctcgccgccgccgccgcccgcGATTCGTCCGGCGGGCCGTGCGTCGCCTGCGGAGGTGGGGCCTCATCCCCAGGCCGGCGCCCAGGTCCACCTCCAGCGCCAACCCCACCAgctccacccccaaccccacagaCGCCCCCTCTGCTGGCAGCCCGGAGACCAACCAGCCCAGCTCCGGTGGCGGAAGCCAGGCAACAGCCAGGGAGAGCTCCAGCCAGTCACTGCCCCAGAAGGCCGGCCTGGTGACCCAAAGCGAACAGCTGCAGCAGTCTGCATCTCCACAGGAAACCTCCCAGCTCCCAGTGCctcccccatcatcatcatcatcatcatcatcagcacccacccccacctccacccaggCTCCAGAACCGCCCCACAGCCTGCCAGTCACCGTGCCACCCCCTCCCagcagcccctctctctcctccatcttccacTCCCTGGGCATCAACATCTCTCTCTTCCGGCCCAGCCCGGCCCCCTCGCTGGCCTCGCTGCCgctctcctgctccccctccttctcctcctcctccacctccacctcctcttcctcagaggACGAGGTGCTGCTCATTCCCCTGTCAGAGGACACCGTCTCCGTCTCGGACGACGATGTGCCAATGCTCACCTGA
- the LOC134437789 gene encoding ciliated left-right organizer metallopeptidase isoform X1 gives MLHTLHQHSTALLFLLSLWLTSSHGKCVFDEVQQSITVTRAEESTVKNRSTGSWAAKQSRTNIQRHPAVARGSASSQHLQVQRQMERAMMIAMSPIRIHTWIAQESSALSEVDRERLAVAVNHTVSIISSLLSVRHTAGPLLLSRDINKYCKFIWRNVSATNYNRCGRANSSYKNETCLSVTIPDDHLRGCAVFHHPDAPDRTELRHEGAGLNNTDFLLYVHIQNSHRCTTQPSMLAYAAHCQSDPLGRPLAGTVVICRDRLRHQNYRHDSTVQLLLHELLHVLGFSRTLFNTWRDCSHNIKGGGKCSPHGQVTNLDEEGQMRIYTPSVSHVLQEHLNSTDTTLGAPLENLDVDSAGLSSHWEARVLQGSIMSATLAEPSGVQIDQITLAALQDTGWYSVNLSRAQSLVWGQGEGSLFGSLPTCHDNMSLYFCTGSGLGCHYLHVHKAECVTDLYLEGCRIYKPLENKSECWKEKNQPGGVGWSGEIYHSDSRCFFSNLSKESTISHSIPLEGRCYRHRCKGLHRYQIQAADTDWMDCPAGGTIEVPGYRGVVFCPERILCSHVGYVTSLNTENHWILAALGSALADLKYPHVLLTTTHPEVTREMEPFNPKSWTSPVAIVSILVACTSSLVICVLGVAYKAFHSQVRVYAEPSNG, from the exons ATGCTTCACACTTtacaccagcacagcacagcactgttgtTTCTGCTGTCACTGTGGCTCACCAGTTCACATGGGAAGTGTGTGTTTGATGAGGTGCAGCAATCAATTACTGTAACAAGAGCAGAAGAGTCTACTGTAAAGAATAGATCAACTGGCAGCTGggcagcaaagcagagcagaaccAACATCCAGCGACATCCTGCTGTAGCCAGAGGAAGTGCTTCTTCTCAGCATCTTCAGGTTCAGAGACAGATGGAAAGGGCCATGATGATAGCCATGTCACCCATCAGGATTCATACTTGGATTGCTCAGGAGAGCAGCGCACTATCTGAGGTGGACAGAGAAAGATTGGCTGTAGCTGTCAACCACACTGTGAGCATCATATCCAGTTTGCTTTCAG tgaggCACACTGCCGGTCCTTTACTTCTAAGCAGAGACATCAACAAGTATTGCAAGTTCATATGGAGGAATGTGAGTGCAACCAACTACAACAG GTGTGGCCGGGCGAACAGCAGTTACAAGAATGAAACCTGCCTGAGTGTCACT ATACCTGATGATCATCTAAGGGGATGTGCTGTCTTCCATCACCCTGATGCTCCTGACAGGACAGAGCTTAGGCATGAGGGGGCGGGACTAAATAATACAGATTTCCTGTTGTATGTGCACATCCAAAACTCTCACCGATGCACCACACAG CCCAGTATGTTGGCCTATGCAGCCCACTGCCAGTCTGACCCTTTGGGCCGACCGCTGGCAGGAACAGTAGTCATCTGCAGAGATCGACTGAGGCACCAGAACTACAGGCATGACTCTACTGTGCAG CTCCTTCTCCATGAGTTGTTACATGTTCTGGGGTTTTCCAGAACACTCTTCAACACCTGGAGAGACTGCTCCCACAATATCAAAG GTGGCGGGAAATGCTCCCCTCATGGCCAGGTGACTAACTTGGATGAAGAGGGCCAGATGCGGATCTACACACCATCAGTATCGCACGTGCTTCAGGAGCATCTCAACTCTACCGACACTACTTTGGGAGCTCCTCTTGAAAACCTG GATGTTGACTCCGCTGGGCTTTCATCCCACTGGGAGGCTCGAGTTCTCCAAGGTTCCATCATGTCCGCCACCCTGGCAGAGCCCTCCGGCGTGCAGATCGACCAGATTACCCTGGCAGCGCTGCAGGATACAGGCTGGTACTCGGTCAACCTCAGCCGAGCCCAAAGCCTAGTGTGGGGGCAGG GTGAAGGCTCGCTTTTTGGTTCACTGCCTACTTGTCATGACAACATGTCTCTGTACTTCTGCACTGGAAG TGGGCTGGGCTGTCATTACCTTCATGTCCACAAGGCGGAGTGCGTGACTGACCTGTACCTTGAGGGGTGCCGCATTTACAAACCTTTGGAAAATAAG AGTGAATGTTGGAAAGAGAAGAACCAACCTGGTGGTGTGGGATGGAGTGGAGAGATCTATCACTCAGACAGTCGCTGTTTCTTCTCCAACCTCAGCAAAGAG AGCACTATTTCTCACAGTATTCCTCTGGAAGGCCGTTGCTACAGGCACAGATGTAAGGGGCTACACAGGTACCAGATACAAGCAGCAGACACAGACTGGATGGACTGTCCAGCAGGAGGCACCATTGAG GTGCCAGGATACAGAGGTGTTGTATTTTGCCCAGAGAGAATATTATGTTCTCATGTGGGCTACGTCACTTCGCTGAACACTGAGAACCACTGGATTCTTGCTGCCCTTGGCTCTGCACTGGCTGACCT aaAGTACCCTCATGTGCTGCTCACAACAACACATCCTGAAGTGACCAGAGAGATGGAGCCTTTTAACCCAAAGTCATGGACAAGTCCAGTTGCCATTGTATCAATCCTAGTGGCCTGCACTTCATCCTTGGTCATCTGTGTCTTGGGAGTTGCCTACAAGGCCTTTCATTCCCAGGTCAGAGTTTATGCAGAGCCATCAAACGGataa
- the LOC134437789 gene encoding ciliated left-right organizer metallopeptidase isoform X2, with the protein MLHTLHQHSTALLFLLSLWLTSSHGKCVFDEVQQSITVTRAEESTVKNRSTGSWAAKQSRTNIQRHPAVARGSASSQHLQVQRQMERAMMIAMSPIRIHTWIAQESSALSEVDRERLAVAVNHTVSIISSLLSVRHTAGPLLLSRDINKYCKFIWRNVSATNYNRCGRANSSYKNETCLSVTIPDDHLRGCAVFHHPDAPDRTELRHEGAGLNNTDFLLYVHIQNSHRCTTQPSMLAYAAHCQSDPLGRPLAGTVVICRDRLRHQNYRHDSTVQLLLHELLHVLGFSRTLFNTWRDCSHNIKGGGKCSPHGQVTNLDEEGQMRIYTPSVSHVLQEHLNSTDTTLGAPLENLDVDSAGLSSHWEARVLQGSIMSATLAEPSGVQIDQITLAALQDTGWYSVNLSRAQSLVWGQGEGSLFGSLPTCHDNMSLYFCTGSGLGCHYLHVHKAECVTDLYLEGCRIYKPLENKSECWKEKNQPGGVGWSGEIYHSDSRCFFSNLSKEVDPTLV; encoded by the exons ATGCTTCACACTTtacaccagcacagcacagcactgttgtTTCTGCTGTCACTGTGGCTCACCAGTTCACATGGGAAGTGTGTGTTTGATGAGGTGCAGCAATCAATTACTGTAACAAGAGCAGAAGAGTCTACTGTAAAGAATAGATCAACTGGCAGCTGggcagcaaagcagagcagaaccAACATCCAGCGACATCCTGCTGTAGCCAGAGGAAGTGCTTCTTCTCAGCATCTTCAGGTTCAGAGACAGATGGAAAGGGCCATGATGATAGCCATGTCACCCATCAGGATTCATACTTGGATTGCTCAGGAGAGCAGCGCACTATCTGAGGTGGACAGAGAAAGATTGGCTGTAGCTGTCAACCACACTGTGAGCATCATATCCAGTTTGCTTTCAG tgaggCACACTGCCGGTCCTTTACTTCTAAGCAGAGACATCAACAAGTATTGCAAGTTCATATGGAGGAATGTGAGTGCAACCAACTACAACAG GTGTGGCCGGGCGAACAGCAGTTACAAGAATGAAACCTGCCTGAGTGTCACT ATACCTGATGATCATCTAAGGGGATGTGCTGTCTTCCATCACCCTGATGCTCCTGACAGGACAGAGCTTAGGCATGAGGGGGCGGGACTAAATAATACAGATTTCCTGTTGTATGTGCACATCCAAAACTCTCACCGATGCACCACACAG CCCAGTATGTTGGCCTATGCAGCCCACTGCCAGTCTGACCCTTTGGGCCGACCGCTGGCAGGAACAGTAGTCATCTGCAGAGATCGACTGAGGCACCAGAACTACAGGCATGACTCTACTGTGCAG CTCCTTCTCCATGAGTTGTTACATGTTCTGGGGTTTTCCAGAACACTCTTCAACACCTGGAGAGACTGCTCCCACAATATCAAAG GTGGCGGGAAATGCTCCCCTCATGGCCAGGTGACTAACTTGGATGAAGAGGGCCAGATGCGGATCTACACACCATCAGTATCGCACGTGCTTCAGGAGCATCTCAACTCTACCGACACTACTTTGGGAGCTCCTCTTGAAAACCTG GATGTTGACTCCGCTGGGCTTTCATCCCACTGGGAGGCTCGAGTTCTCCAAGGTTCCATCATGTCCGCCACCCTGGCAGAGCCCTCCGGCGTGCAGATCGACCAGATTACCCTGGCAGCGCTGCAGGATACAGGCTGGTACTCGGTCAACCTCAGCCGAGCCCAAAGCCTAGTGTGGGGGCAGG GTGAAGGCTCGCTTTTTGGTTCACTGCCTACTTGTCATGACAACATGTCTCTGTACTTCTGCACTGGAAG TGGGCTGGGCTGTCATTACCTTCATGTCCACAAGGCGGAGTGCGTGACTGACCTGTACCTTGAGGGGTGCCGCATTTACAAACCTTTGGAAAATAAG AGTGAATGTTGGAAAGAGAAGAACCAACCTGGTGGTGTGGGATGGAGTGGAGAGATCTATCACTCAGACAGTCGCTGTTTCTTCTCCAACCTCAGCAAAGAG GTTGACCCAACGTTGGTTTAA